One Telluria mixta DNA window includes the following coding sequences:
- a CDS encoding response regulator transcription factor, whose translation MPNCLVIEDDTETRDYLCSGLRAAGYAVQAETNGEAGNRRLQETRWDVVVLDRMLPGQVDGLGILEQMRARGDGTPVLILSALNSVDERVRGLRAGSDDYLTKPFVMSELLARVENLSRRNSWSREATALQVADLQLDVRTMRVTRQGTTINLQPREFRLLEYLMRHEGQIVTRTMLLEGVWEYHFDPQTNVIDVQISRLRSKIDKDFSPALIHTVRGAGYVLSAAPTYGPVTR comes from the coding sequence ATGCCGAACTGCCTCGTGATCGAAGACGATACCGAAACCCGCGACTACCTCTGCAGCGGATTGCGCGCGGCCGGCTATGCCGTACAGGCCGAAACGAATGGCGAGGCGGGCAACCGCCGCCTGCAGGAAACGCGCTGGGACGTCGTTGTCCTCGACCGCATGCTGCCCGGCCAGGTCGACGGCCTGGGCATCCTCGAACAGATGCGCGCCCGCGGCGACGGCACGCCGGTGCTGATCCTCTCCGCGCTGAACAGCGTCGACGAGCGCGTGCGCGGCCTGCGCGCGGGCAGCGACGACTATCTCACCAAGCCGTTCGTCATGTCCGAACTGCTGGCACGCGTGGAAAACCTCAGCCGCCGCAACAGCTGGTCGCGCGAGGCCACCGCGCTGCAGGTGGCCGACCTGCAGCTCGACGTGCGCACGATGCGCGTCACGCGCCAGGGCACGACGATCAACCTGCAGCCGCGCGAATTCCGCCTGCTCGAATACCTCATGCGCCACGAAGGCCAGATCGTCACCCGCACGATGCTGCTGGAAGGCGTGTGGGAATACCATTTCGATCCGCAGACGAACGTCATCGACGTGCAGATCAGCCGCCTGCGCAGCAAGATCGACAAGGATTTCAGCCCCGCCCTGATCCACACGGTGCGCGGTGCCGGCTACGTGCTGAGCGCCGCGCCGACCTATGGCCCGGTCACCCGATAG
- a CDS encoding sensor histidine kinase produces MARSPDSSRPGLRGSIAFRLAVGYGVLLAASMATLSAIVYFGTVGVFEHSIDNKIMTVETHLADAWVRDGRTGLVREIDAQLHDLIDTDTEVVSLVDARGRILAGNMGRWYGDLPAAGELAFGQMERGGTPVSVRLIATRLEDGSRLIVGRDLIELDAIRSVVERALLVSGAVSILLAFFGAQIFRTRLEARIVRIRRTTARIAAGELSSRIVVMGNDEFARLGDDINRMLDRIEALMEGVRHVSNSIAHDLRTPLSRVRSRLDRALQASADPHALVADARLAIEDIDSVISLFDKLLQIAALESGVRAGTFEKLDLAAIAHDMTELYEAAAEEQGIALHFTGTPTTIRGDRDLLASALASLIDNAIKYGRNGGRVDVEVATVDGAPALTVRDYGQGVPPEDMDKITRRFYRVDQSRHLPGNGLGLSIVTAITQLHEGTLALRRLEPGFEASMVFPRA; encoded by the coding sequence ATGGCCCGGTCACCCGATAGCAGCCGGCCCGGCCTGCGCGGCTCGATCGCGTTCCGGCTGGCGGTCGGGTACGGCGTGCTGCTGGCCGCGTCGATGGCGACCCTGTCCGCCATCGTCTATTTCGGCACGGTGGGCGTGTTCGAGCACTCGATCGACAACAAGATCATGACCGTGGAGACGCACCTGGCCGACGCGTGGGTCCGCGACGGCCGCACGGGCCTCGTGCGCGAGATCGACGCCCAGCTGCACGACCTGATCGACACCGACACGGAGGTGGTGAGCCTCGTCGACGCAAGGGGCCGCATCCTGGCCGGCAACATGGGGCGCTGGTACGGCGACCTGCCGGCGGCCGGCGAGCTGGCGTTCGGCCAGATGGAGCGGGGCGGCACGCCCGTCTCCGTGCGCCTCATCGCGACGCGGCTGGAGGACGGCAGCCGGCTCATCGTTGGCCGCGACCTGATCGAACTGGACGCCATCCGCAGCGTCGTCGAGCGCGCGCTGCTGGTCAGCGGCGCCGTGTCGATCCTGCTCGCGTTCTTCGGCGCGCAGATCTTCCGCACGCGCCTGGAAGCGCGCATCGTCCGCATCCGCCGCACGACGGCGCGCATCGCGGCGGGCGAGCTGTCCAGCCGCATCGTCGTGATGGGCAACGACGAATTCGCGCGCCTGGGCGACGACATCAACCGCATGCTCGACCGCATCGAAGCCCTGATGGAGGGCGTGCGCCACGTGTCGAACTCGATCGCGCACGACCTGCGCACGCCGCTGTCGCGCGTGCGCTCGCGCCTCGACCGCGCGCTGCAGGCGTCGGCCGATCCGCACGCGCTCGTGGCGGACGCGCGCCTGGCCATCGAGGATATCGACAGCGTCATCTCGCTGTTCGACAAGCTCCTGCAGATCGCCGCGCTGGAATCCGGCGTGCGCGCGGGCACCTTCGAAAAGCTCGACCTGGCCGCCATCGCGCACGACATGACGGAATTGTACGAAGCGGCCGCGGAAGAGCAGGGCATCGCGCTGCACTTCACGGGCACGCCCACGACCATCCGCGGCGACCGCGACCTGCTGGCCAGCGCCCTCGCGAGCCTGATCGACAACGCCATCAAGTACGGCCGCAACGGCGGCCGCGTGGACGTCGAAGTGGCCACCGTCGACGGCGCGCCGGCGTTGACCGTACGCGATTACGGCCAGGGCGTGCCGCCCGAAGACATGGACAAGATCACGCGCCGCTTCTACCGCGTGGACCAGAGCCGCCACCTGCCGGGCAATGGCCTGGGCCTGTCCATCGTCACCGCCATCACGCAGCTGCACGAGGGCACGCTCGCGCTGCGCCGCCTCGAACCCGGCTTCGAGGCGAGCATGGTGTTTCCGCGGGCCTGA
- the rdgB gene encoding RdgB/HAM1 family non-canonical purine NTP pyrophosphatase, protein MTQRLILASNNAGKLKEFAQLLGPIGFELHPQGEFDVPEAEEPFGTFVENALQKARHAARLTGLPALADDSGVCVNAFGGAPGVLSARFAGEPKSDARNNEKLIADLAAHADKSAYYYCVLVYMRHADDPQPVIADGVWRGQIVDTPRGAGGFGYDPHFLLPEFGRTAAELAPEEKNAVSHRGQALRALVDKLGKLK, encoded by the coding sequence ATGACCCAACGCCTCATCCTTGCCTCCAACAACGCGGGCAAGCTCAAGGAATTCGCCCAGCTGCTGGGCCCGATCGGCTTCGAACTGCATCCGCAGGGCGAGTTCGACGTCCCCGAAGCGGAAGAACCGTTCGGCACCTTCGTCGAGAACGCGCTGCAGAAGGCCCGCCACGCGGCGCGCCTCACCGGCCTGCCGGCCCTCGCCGACGATTCCGGCGTGTGCGTGAACGCCTTCGGCGGCGCGCCGGGTGTGCTTTCCGCACGCTTTGCCGGCGAACCGAAATCGGACGCCCGCAACAACGAGAAGCTGATCGCCGACCTGGCGGCGCACGCCGACAAATCGGCCTATTACTACTGCGTGCTCGTGTACATGCGCCACGCCGACGATCCGCAACCCGTGATCGCGGATGGCGTCTGGCGCGGCCAGATCGTCGACACGCCGCGCGGCGCGGGCGGTTTCGGCTACGACCCGCACTTCCTGCTGCCGGAGTTCGGCCGCACGGCCGCCGAGCTGGCGCCGGAAGAAAAGAACGCCGTCTCGCACCGCGGCCAGGCGCTGCGCGCGCTCGTCGACAAGCTCGGGAAGCTGAAATGA
- the hemW gene encoding radical SAM family heme chaperone HemW, whose product MIPIKPVGPAATPRNAATAALQYLQPGALNLTALPPLALYIHWPWCVRKCPYCDFNSHESKEPIPEAAYLDALRADLEQSLPLIWGRKIHTVFIGGGTPSLMSAAGLDRLMSDLRTLLPLDLDAEITMEANPGTFEAEKFKSFRASGINRLSIGIQSFNSRHLQALGRIHDAEEAIRAVGIAQANFDNFNLDLMYALPGQTLAEAQADIDTALSFAPPHLSLYHLTMEPNTVFAKYPPELPGDDATADIQDMIAERTAAAGYEHYEVSAYAKPGHRARHNLNYWQFGDYLGIGAGAHSKLSFPHRVLRQARYKQPASFMEAAANGNAVAEEHEIARADLGFEFMLNTLRLTEGFDPNLFGERTGMPINAIEKALNAAEAKGLIYRDFRVIRPTELGQRFLNDLQEMFLAE is encoded by the coding sequence ATGATTCCGATCAAGCCCGTCGGGCCGGCCGCCACGCCTCGCAATGCGGCGACAGCTGCACTGCAATACCTGCAACCGGGTGCGCTGAACCTGACGGCGCTGCCGCCGCTGGCGCTGTACATCCACTGGCCGTGGTGCGTCCGCAAATGTCCGTACTGCGACTTCAATTCGCACGAGTCGAAGGAACCGATTCCGGAAGCCGCCTACCTGGACGCACTGCGCGCCGACCTGGAACAATCGCTGCCGCTGATCTGGGGCCGCAAGATCCATACGGTGTTCATCGGCGGCGGCACGCCGAGCCTGATGTCGGCGGCGGGGCTGGACCGGCTGATGTCGGACCTCCGCACCTTGCTGCCGCTGGACCTCGACGCCGAGATCACGATGGAAGCGAATCCCGGCACGTTCGAGGCCGAGAAATTCAAGTCCTTCCGCGCCAGCGGCATCAACCGCCTGTCGATCGGCATCCAGAGCTTCAACAGCCGGCATTTGCAGGCGCTGGGGCGCATCCACGACGCCGAGGAAGCCATCCGGGCCGTCGGGATCGCCCAGGCCAACTTCGACAACTTCAACCTCGACCTGATGTACGCGCTGCCGGGGCAGACGCTGGCCGAGGCGCAGGCCGACATCGACACCGCGCTGTCGTTCGCTCCGCCGCATTTGTCGCTGTACCACCTGACGATGGAACCGAACACGGTGTTCGCGAAGTATCCGCCCGAGCTGCCGGGCGACGACGCGACCGCCGACATCCAGGACATGATCGCGGAGCGCACGGCCGCGGCGGGCTATGAGCACTACGAGGTCTCGGCCTATGCGAAGCCGGGCCACCGCGCGCGCCACAACCTGAACTACTGGCAGTTCGGCGACTATCTCGGTATCGGCGCGGGCGCGCATTCGAAGCTGTCGTTCCCGCACCGCGTGCTGCGCCAGGCGCGCTACAAGCAGCCCGCGTCGTTCATGGAAGCGGCGGCCAATGGCAATGCCGTCGCGGAGGAACACGAGATCGCGCGTGCCGACCTGGGCTTCGAGTTCATGCTGAACACGCTGCGCCTGACGGAAGGGTTCGACCCGAACCTGTTCGGCGAGCGCACGGGCATGCCGATCAATGCGATCGAGAAGGCATTGAACGCGGCCGAAGCGAAGGGCCTGATCTACCGCGATTTCCGCGTGATCCGCCCGACGGAACTGGGGCAGCGCTTCCTCAACGACCTGCAGGAGATGTTCCTGGCCGAGTGA
- a CDS encoding transglutaminase-like domain-containing protein, with protein sequence MQRYLTASTYIDFDTPDVLATARRLAEGATSEADVARACFEFVRDEIRHSVDFKSNPVTCKASDVLRHRTGYCYAKSHLLAALLRANGIPAGLCYQRLSVGTAGRRTACTA encoded by the coding sequence ATGCAACGCTATCTCACCGCCAGCACTTACATCGACTTCGACACGCCGGACGTCCTCGCCACCGCGCGCCGGCTGGCCGAAGGCGCGACTTCCGAAGCGGACGTCGCGCGCGCCTGCTTCGAATTCGTGCGCGACGAGATCCGCCACAGCGTCGATTTCAAATCGAACCCCGTGACGTGCAAGGCGTCCGACGTGCTGCGTCACCGCACGGGCTATTGCTATGCGAAGAGCCATCTGCTCGCCGCGCTGCTGCGCGCGAACGGCATCCCGGCGGGGCTGTGCTACCAGCGCCTGTCGGTCGGGACAGCGGGGCGCCGTACTGCCTGCACGGCCTGA
- a CDS encoding VOC family protein: MFSHVMIGSNDLERARRFYDAVLGVLGVGEPFPNTNSTGQRRLFYRHDGGSFCITEPIDGAQATCANGATIGFKCTSPEQVHAFHDMAVAQGGTSIEAPPGLREGPLGALYLAYVRDPDGHKLCALHRPK; this comes from the coding sequence ATGTTCAGTCATGTCATGATCGGTTCCAACGACCTCGAACGCGCGCGGCGCTTCTACGACGCCGTGCTGGGCGTCCTCGGTGTAGGCGAACCGTTCCCCAACACGAATTCGACGGGCCAGCGCCGGCTGTTCTACCGCCACGACGGCGGCTCGTTCTGCATCACCGAACCGATCGACGGTGCGCAGGCCACGTGCGCGAACGGCGCCACGATCGGCTTCAAATGCACGTCGCCCGAACAGGTCCACGCCTTCCACGACATGGCGGTCGCGCAGGGCGGGACGTCGATCGAGGCGCCACCGGGCCTGCGCGAGGGCCCGCTCGGGGCGCTGTACCTCGCGTACGTGCGCGATCCGGACGGCCACAAGCTGTGCGCGCTGCACCGCCCTAAATAG
- a CDS encoding response regulator yields the protein MPPAPPRILVVDDEDAILYVFERYLSVAGYRVSVANNGRDAVRAGEADPIDLLITDFRMPGMNGIEVIHALRGLQPELPALVISGNPIEAGTMPPGVRFLSKPVSMSDLLDIIPSLIRQAA from the coding sequence ATGCCACCCGCACCGCCTCGCATCCTGGTCGTGGATGACGAAGACGCCATCCTGTACGTATTCGAGCGCTACCTGAGCGTCGCCGGTTATCGCGTGTCCGTCGCCAATAACGGGCGCGACGCCGTCCGTGCCGGCGAGGCCGATCCCATCGACCTGCTCATCACGGATTTCCGCATGCCCGGCATGAACGGCATCGAAGTGATCCACGCCCTGCGCGGCCTGCAGCCGGAACTGCCGGCGCTTGTCATCTCGGGCAATCCCATCGAGGCCGGCACGATGCCGCCGGGCGTGCGCTTCCTGTCGAAGCCCGTGTCGATGTCGGACCTCCTCGACATCATTCCCTCCCTGATCCGGCAGGCGGCATAG
- a CDS encoding aquaporin yields MKHFDHLFRRLVAEGLGTALLLAVVVGSAVMGDRLAGGNAAIALLVNSIASGCGLVVLILAFGAVSGAHLNPVVTLSEAWQRNLPGALVLPYLAAQVAGAFVGVAIAHGMFGEPVFAAATQARTGAALWWSEGVATFGLLATIIGCARTRPSVTPYAAALFIVAGYWFTASSSFANPALTLARAATGTCAGIRLADVPGYVLAQLAGAAAATVIFGWLYPRAQQETTAGATVAGGPGLTRAVRQPAP; encoded by the coding sequence ATGAAGCACTTCGACCACCTGTTCCGCCGCCTCGTCGCCGAGGGGCTCGGCACTGCCTTGCTGCTGGCCGTCGTCGTCGGGTCCGCTGTCATGGGCGACCGGCTGGCGGGCGGCAATGCGGCCATCGCGCTGCTCGTCAATTCGATCGCGTCCGGCTGCGGCCTCGTCGTGCTGATCCTGGCATTCGGCGCTGTCTCGGGCGCGCACCTGAATCCCGTCGTCACCCTGTCCGAAGCGTGGCAGCGCAACCTGCCGGGTGCGCTCGTGCTGCCTTACCTTGCGGCGCAGGTGGCCGGCGCATTCGTCGGCGTGGCGATCGCGCACGGGATGTTCGGCGAACCCGTGTTCGCGGCCGCGACGCAGGCGCGCACGGGCGCGGCGCTGTGGTGGAGCGAGGGCGTCGCCACGTTCGGCCTGCTGGCCACAATCATCGGCTGCGCGCGCACGCGGCCCAGTGTCACGCCCTATGCGGCGGCCCTGTTCATCGTCGCGGGATACTGGTTCACGGCGTCGTCGTCCTTTGCCAACCCCGCCCTCACGCTGGCGCGCGCGGCGACGGGCACATGCGCCGGCATCCGGCTCGCGGACGTGCCGGGCTATGTGCTGGCCCAGCTGGCCGGGGCCGCGGCGGCGACCGTCATCTTCGGCTGGCTGTATCCGCGCGCACAGCAGGAGACCACAGCGGGCGCCACGGTGGCGGGCGGGCCGGGTCTTACCCGCGCTGTCCGGCAGCCAGCGCCGTGA
- a CDS encoding efflux transporter outer membrane subunit, translating to MKRLTPLALALVLAGCVNLAPKYERPQAPVAGAFPTVEGTVGSGNAVANEAPAAIAWQRFFTDPRLQQLITLSLANNRDLRVSILNIEAARAQYQIQRSNQFPAINAGITGQRQTTGKDQPISSVYQAGLSVSAFELDFFSRVRNLSDAALAQFLATEEARKTAQISLIAQVANTYLTFLADEELLSLTQQTLKTREESLRLTNLRFENGVSSKLDLQQAVSLVEQARTTLAQAQRQRAQDLNLLTLLIGQPIPDNLPTGATLATTNLPDLPAGMPSDLLTTRPDIRSAEQQLVAANANIGAARANYFPRITLTGSAGTASSELSGLFKSGTFGWTFAPQAILPLFDFGRTRAGVEVARAQRDIAVAQYERSIQTAFREVADALAGQATYSEQLRAQQAVAAAETDRFNLSDLRYRNGTASYLDLLDAQRSLFTAQQQAIQANLLRLQNQVTLYRVLGGGWSEPGPATAAR from the coding sequence ATGAAACGACTCACTCCCCTGGCCCTGGCCCTCGTACTGGCCGGCTGCGTGAACCTGGCGCCCAAGTACGAGCGTCCGCAAGCGCCGGTCGCGGGTGCCTTCCCGACCGTGGAAGGCACCGTCGGCAGCGGCAACGCCGTCGCGAACGAGGCGCCCGCCGCCATCGCGTGGCAGCGCTTCTTCACCGACCCGCGCCTGCAGCAGCTGATCACGCTGTCCCTGGCCAACAACCGCGACCTGCGCGTTTCGATCCTCAACATCGAAGCGGCACGCGCGCAGTACCAGATCCAGCGCTCGAACCAGTTCCCGGCCATTAACGCCGGCATCACGGGCCAGCGCCAGACGACGGGCAAGGACCAGCCGATCAGCAGCGTGTACCAGGCCGGCCTGTCCGTGTCCGCGTTCGAGCTGGACTTCTTCAGCCGCGTGCGCAACCTGTCCGACGCCGCGCTGGCGCAATTCCTCGCCACCGAGGAGGCGCGCAAGACGGCCCAGATCAGCCTGATCGCCCAGGTCGCCAACACGTACCTGACGTTCCTCGCGGACGAGGAACTGCTCTCGCTGACGCAGCAGACCCTGAAGACGCGCGAGGAATCGCTGCGCCTGACCAACCTGCGCTTCGAGAACGGCGTCTCGTCCAAGCTCGACCTGCAGCAGGCCGTGTCGCTCGTCGAACAGGCGCGCACCACGCTGGCCCAGGCCCAGCGCCAGCGCGCGCAGGACCTGAATCTGCTCACGCTGCTGATCGGCCAGCCGATTCCGGACAACCTGCCGACCGGCGCCACGCTTGCGACGACGAACCTGCCGGACCTGCCGGCCGGGATGCCGTCCGACCTGCTGACCACCCGTCCGGACATCCGTTCGGCCGAGCAGCAGCTGGTCGCGGCCAACGCCAACATCGGCGCGGCGCGTGCGAACTACTTCCCGCGCATCACCTTGACGGGCAGCGCCGGCACGGCCAGTTCCGAGCTGTCGGGCCTGTTCAAGAGCGGTACGTTCGGCTGGACCTTCGCACCGCAGGCGATCCTGCCGCTGTTCGACTTCGGCCGCACCCGCGCCGGCGTCGAGGTCGCCCGTGCCCAGCGCGACATCGCCGTCGCGCAGTACGAACGGTCGATCCAGACGGCGTTCCGCGAAGTGGCGGACGCGCTGGCCGGCCAGGCCACGTACAGCGAGCAGCTGCGCGCCCAGCAGGCCGTGGCGGCCGCCGAGACGGACCGCTTCAACCTGTCCGACCTGCGCTACCGCAACGGCACCGCGAGCTACCTCGACCTGCTGGATGCCCAGCGCTCGCTGTTCACCGCGCAGCAGCAGGCCATCCAGGCCAATCTGCTGCGCCTGCAGAACCAGGTCACGCTGTACCGCGTGCTGGGCGGCGGCTGGAGCGAGCCGGGGCCGGCGACGGCAGCCCGCTGA
- a CDS encoding efflux RND transporter permease subunit yields MARFFIDRPIFAWVIALFIMVLGGVAIKQLPIAQYPTVAPPSIVVSVAYPGASAQTLEDSVISVIEREMNGAEGMIYMESTSQANGTGSITISFETGTNPDLAQVDVQNRLARATPRLPAAVTQQGVRVDKARSNFLLFTILSSDDPTWDTVALGDYASRNVLPEIQRIKGVGQAQLFGTEKAMRIWIDPAKLVGFNLSPDDVNTAIRQQNAQVASGTIGDLPVAKGQQITATVVVTGQLATVEQFGNIVLRANPDGSTVRLKDVARIEIGGQAYATSTRLNGKPSTGIGVQLSPTGNALETAKLIKARMNQLQKYFPKGMKYSIPYDSTKFIQISISQVVETLIEAVILVFIVMYVFLQNFRYTIIPTIVVPVALLGSFATLLAMGFSINVLTMFGMVLVIGIVVDDAIVVVENVERIMSEEGLPPLQATRKAMGQISGAIIGVTVVLMSVFVPLAFFAGAVGNIYRQFSIVMVSSIGFSAFMALSLTPALCAHLLKPVEAGHHMEKKGFFGWFNRTFTTGAKRYEGIVGKLLKRSGRALVVFVLLVGIVGLMFARLPNSFLPNEDQGYIIANIQLPPGATAERTNVVLHAMEDYVLKQPEVADMVAVTGFSFTGQGQNMGLAFIPLKSWDDRKGKGQSAQELAMRITMHMGALRDSFIFVVSPPPIPELGRGTGFSFRLQDRGGNGHAALLQARNQLLGMAMQSKVLTGIRPEGLEDAPQLKLNIDRDKAQALGVTFGAINTALSTSLGSAYVNDFPNAGRLQRVIVQADSPQRMQPEDLLRINALNTKGQPVPLSAFATTQWITGPMQTSRYNGYSSMSITGDAAAGYSTGQALDEMQALAAKLPAGFAYEWTGQSREEILAGSTVFVLIGFALLAVFLALAALYESWSIPVAVLLVVPLGVLGSLMAASMRGLQNDVYFKVGLITIIGLAAKNAILIVEFAKDLQAQGKSPFEAALEAAHLRFRPIIMTSLAFILGVLPLVVASGAGAASQRAIGTGVMGGMLTATALGVFFVPVFFVVIRGFFRGSERQRKKYAHEEENTVIDSKI; encoded by the coding sequence ATGGCACGTTTTTTTATTGACCGCCCCATTTTTGCCTGGGTGATCGCGCTGTTCATCATGGTGCTTGGCGGCGTCGCCATCAAGCAGCTGCCGATCGCGCAGTATCCCACCGTGGCGCCGCCGTCGATCGTCGTCAGCGTCGCCTACCCGGGCGCTTCCGCGCAAACGCTGGAAGATTCCGTCATCTCCGTCATCGAACGCGAGATGAACGGTGCCGAAGGCATGATCTATATGGAGTCGACCAGCCAGGCCAACGGCACCGGCTCCATCACGATCAGCTTCGAGACCGGCACCAATCCCGACCTGGCCCAGGTCGACGTCCAGAACCGCCTCGCGCGCGCGACCCCGCGCCTGCCGGCCGCGGTGACCCAGCAGGGCGTGCGCGTCGACAAGGCCCGCTCGAACTTCCTGCTGTTTACGATCCTCTCGTCCGACGACCCGACCTGGGACACCGTCGCGCTGGGCGACTACGCGTCGCGCAACGTGCTGCCGGAGATCCAGCGGATCAAGGGCGTCGGCCAGGCGCAGCTGTTCGGTACCGAAAAGGCGATGCGCATCTGGATCGACCCGGCGAAGCTGGTCGGCTTCAACCTGTCGCCGGACGACGTCAACACGGCGATCCGCCAGCAGAACGCCCAGGTGGCCTCCGGCACGATTGGCGACCTGCCCGTGGCCAAGGGCCAGCAGATCACCGCGACCGTCGTCGTCACGGGTCAGCTGGCCACCGTCGAGCAGTTCGGCAACATCGTGCTGCGCGCGAATCCGGACGGCTCCACCGTGCGTTTGAAAGACGTCGCCCGCATCGAGATCGGCGGCCAGGCCTACGCCACGTCGACGCGCCTGAACGGCAAGCCGTCGACCGGTATCGGCGTGCAGCTGTCGCCGACCGGTAACGCGCTGGAAACGGCGAAGCTGATCAAGGCACGCATGAATCAGCTGCAGAAGTACTTCCCGAAAGGGATGAAGTACTCGATCCCTTACGACAGCACGAAATTCATCCAGATCTCGATCAGCCAGGTGGTGGAAACCCTGATCGAAGCTGTGATCCTCGTGTTCATCGTGATGTACGTGTTCCTGCAGAACTTCCGCTACACGATCATCCCGACCATCGTCGTCCCGGTCGCCCTGCTGGGCTCCTTCGCGACCCTGCTCGCGATGGGCTTCTCGATCAACGTGCTGACGATGTTCGGCATGGTGCTCGTGATCGGTATCGTCGTCGACGATGCCATTGTGGTGGTGGAGAACGTCGAGCGCATCATGTCCGAAGAGGGCCTGCCTCCGCTGCAGGCGACGCGCAAGGCGATGGGCCAGATTTCCGGCGCCATCATTGGCGTGACGGTCGTGCTGATGTCCGTGTTCGTGCCGCTGGCGTTCTTCGCCGGCGCCGTGGGCAACATCTACCGCCAGTTCTCGATCGTGATGGTGTCGTCGATCGGCTTCTCGGCGTTCATGGCGCTGTCGCTGACGCCGGCACTGTGCGCGCACCTGCTGAAACCCGTGGAAGCCGGTCACCACATGGAGAAGAAAGGCTTCTTCGGCTGGTTCAACCGCACGTTCACGACGGGCGCCAAGCGCTACGAAGGCATCGTCGGCAAGCTCCTCAAGCGTTCCGGCCGCGCGCTGGTCGTGTTCGTCCTGCTGGTCGGTATCGTCGGCCTGATGTTCGCGCGCCTGCCGAACTCGTTCCTGCCGAACGAGGACCAGGGCTACATCATCGCCAACATCCAGCTGCCGCCTGGCGCCACCGCCGAGCGCACCAACGTCGTGCTGCACGCGATGGAAGACTATGTGCTGAAACAGCCGGAAGTGGCCGACATGGTCGCGGTGACGGGCTTCTCGTTCACGGGCCAGGGCCAGAACATGGGCCTCGCGTTCATTCCGCTGAAATCGTGGGACGACCGCAAGGGCAAGGGCCAGAGCGCCCAGGAACTGGCGATGCGCATCACGATGCACATGGGCGCGCTGCGCGACTCGTTCATCTTCGTCGTGAGCCCGCCACCGATCCCGGAACTGGGCCGCGGCACGGGCTTCTCGTTCCGCCTGCAGGACCGCGGCGGCAACGGCCATGCCGCCCTGCTCCAGGCACGTAACCAGCTGCTGGGCATGGCGATGCAGAGCAAGGTGCTGACGGGCATCCGTCCGGAAGGCCTGGAAGACGCGCCGCAACTGAAGCTGAACATCGACCGCGACAAGGCGCAGGCCCTGGGCGTGACGTTCGGCGCCATCAACACGGCGCTGTCGACGTCCCTCGGTTCCGCGTACGTGAACGACTTCCCGAACGCCGGCCGACTGCAGCGCGTGATCGTGCAGGCCGACTCGCCGCAGCGCATGCAGCCGGAAGACCTCCTGCGCATCAACGCCCTGAACACGAAGGGCCAGCCGGTGCCGCTGTCGGCGTTCGCGACGACGCAATGGATCACGGGTCCGATGCAGACGTCGCGCTACAACGGCTATTCGTCGATGAGCATCACGGGCGACGCCGCCGCGGGCTATTCGACCGGCCAGGCGCTGGACGAGATGCAGGCGCTGGCCGCCAAGCTGCCGGCCGGCTTCGCGTATGAATGGACGGGCCAGTCGCGCGAGGAGATCCTCGCCGGTTCGACCGTGTTCGTGCTGATCGGCTTCGCGCTGCTGGCCGTGTTCCTGGCCCTCGCCGCGCTGTACGAGAGCTGGTCGATCCCGGTCGCCGTGCTGCTCGTCGTGCCGCTGGGCGTCCTCGGTTCGCTGATGGCAGCGTCGATGCGCGGGCTGCAGAACGACGTGTACTTCAAGGTCGGCCTGATCACCATCATCGGCCTGGCCGCGAAGAACGCGATCCTGATCGTGGAATTCGCGAAGGACCTGCAGGCGCAGGGCAAGTCGCCGTTCGAAGCGGCGCTGGAGGCGGCCCACCTGCGCTTCCGTCCGATCATCATGACGTCGCTCGCGTTCATCCTCGGCGTGCTGCCGCTGGTGGTCGCCAGCGGTGCCGGCGCCGCGTCGCAGCGCGCGATCGGTACCGGCGTGATGGGCGGCATGCTGACGGCGACGGCACTGGGCGTGTTCTTCGTGCCCGTGTTCTTCGTCGTCATCCGCGGATTCTTCAGGGGCAGCGAACGCCAGCGCAAGAAGTACGCGCACGAAGAAGAAAACACTGTCATCGACTCGAAAATCTGA